The genome window tggacagctggactgtgattggccattaattagaaacaaccacatgagaccaacCAAtgatgcacctgttgcattccacagcagcagatgatcattgtttacatttctctcagcttctcaggagaaaaagtcctaaggaaaggatttttcataaaacatgtgACAGGTGGGAAGAGAGGATCTGGGGGACAAACCGTCCAGGAGCCAGAGATGTGCCCTTATGGCAAACGAGGCCAACAGCCTCTGGAGCTGCATTCTGCAGAGCATCACCAGCAGGTCCAGGCAGGTGatccctgccctctcctcaGCTCCCACGCAGCGGAAGTGCTGGGCCCAGTGCTCAGAAGAAAGGGAGACATGGATATGCTGGACTGAGTTCACCAAAGGGCCAGGAAGATGATGAAAGGCCTTGGACATATCTGACATATAAGGACACActcagagagctgggactgttcagcccAGAGAAGGAAGTTCAAGGTAGATTTCATCCTTGTCCAAGAATTTCTGCTCATATGATTTCTGAGTACATGTGGCACACAATATAATCTGTTATTTCAATTTCTGGATTTTTAGAAACATACCTGTCCCCTTCCTTGCTTAATATGGACAAAGTTGAAATAAAGGTACTTTAAAAATTGTTGCATACTGTGCTATTTAGTTGgtaccatttaaaaaaacacaagcCAAGAAACTCTTGAGACAACAGCTAACATATTTGAGCTCTTGAAGTGTACTTTAGAGACCTCTGAGCCAGCGTGGATCAGTTTACCACTGCCACATGAGTTCAGAGCACAGcagtttctcctttcccactgAAGGACTGAGGACAGGAGACAGTAAGCACCTTCCACAGGAGTATAAGCACTGAGGGATTGCAAAGAACTAGGGTTTTAACAGACAAATTGGGATCTCCTCAGAATCCCAATGGGTTTGAGAGGTATGAGCCACTTTCTCCATCACTGCAGGAAGACTAGCACATGaagacagagcagaggggaaggggtTTGCACCCACAATGCAGATCTTTACTTCTCTTAGACATACCAGTTATTGCAGTTTCACACTACTGCAAAGTAAAAGGCTGAAATCCTAAAACAGGTATTAgaataaacataaaataaaaaaacagagGCAATTTGCTCAGACTATTCCTGGAGTTACCCATTGCCTAGTCTAGTATTCCATAAAATAGTAAAACATTTCAAGCAGCAGATGAAGGAAACTTACTTTAAATCAGCTGAGAAAATAGCAAAACATAAACAACTACTTCATCTATGACATCACCCCAAACTTTTTCTAGTTATCAAAAGCACAAGATCTAGTTCTCTAGTAAACTATCTATCTAGTTATGAAAAAAGCACAAGATTCTCAAACACTTAATTCTCTGCTTCCTTAATCTTAGATCCTAAATTCAGTTAGTGCTGAACCAGGCAGCACTTCAATAGCAACAGACTGATGGCAAACTCAGGATTATGACTTCCCTTCAAGTTAAATTAGAACTagaagaaggggggaaaagttGAGCTGCACATGTGAAAGTAATGTGAAACCTAAGTAAACACACAGCTTATCAGCACCGTAAGGGATCCTATGTGTTCTTTATCAAGAGTAGCTCATAGTATTCCTGAGGTTTGAAGGTCAGGAAGATTGACTTCATGGCACTTGAGTATCTCACAGAATCAAGTATCTTGAAATTATATTCTCTGTACAAAGAGTAAGTATGGTAGCATTTCAGGGGCTCTAAAACAGAAGGCAActgcacacagaaacacactCCCCAATTCCCCTTTCTCAATAAAGTAAGATGTAACTTAACACACTAGAATAAAATCCtgtcttatttttaataaggGTAGCTTGGAACAGGCCCAATTATCTTCTAGAGAGAAGCTGTAATACTGTCACAGTAttactatatttatttttattactatgtTTATCACAGTTTTACATTATCTTGTAGGTAGATAAAGTTAAGCCTGTAAGGACTAAACATACACTCATTGCTTTTAAGAGCAAACACTGTCCAAGATGCAATGACACAGCaagaagtttggggttttttccagccctgcatgggtgttttcttgccttttctgtTAACTTCATTAATGCAGTTCTGACAAACGCCTAGTGAAATCATGATGTAGGAATCTtactgaggaaaggaaaagaattgcCTAACAGAGTTTTTAGAGTTCATCTTTCCGTGTGCAAACACCAGGGACTAAATCATTAAGATGACCTGAATATATTTTACAAGGAAGGAATTTAAATCTTCAGGGCTTCCCTTTTCCTTATAATATTTATCATGTTCAAAACCACAGGTGaagacaaaactaaaaaaaaaaaaaaaaaaaaaggagtggcTAAAGACAAAGGGAACACTGGGAGGGGTAAAGTGTTGGAACAGTCTGTGGGAACTGCCTAATGAGCCAGGGAGAAATTACTAGATAACAGCCTCAATACTCTTTTTCTTGCTCCTCTCACTTCAGTGAGGCAATCTTGACTTGATCAAGGCTGTATTCTGCACACAGACATGGAGCAGCTGCAATAAGAGCTGTATGTAGTCACACAAGTCAGAGGATACCTCAAAACTGCCTAATTCCCTTTCTGGTTTACTCAATACTGAGGAAGTGaggatttttcctttgttttgtaatggttttgttttagtttactCACTAGAGAATTCTCACTACTCCTCTCCTGGTCTCAGGAAGGTGGGAGGGTTTCTAGTCACAAACCTCTCCATATAAAgctaaaaatatgtgaaagtAGTTATTACTGAAATGATGCTGTGTCTTTAGAGCCTTGAAAATTCTTACTAAACCATGAATCCTGTAGGGCGGTTTGCAATGCAAGCAAACCTTGTCACTATTCCTAAAAAAATAACCTTATTTTGCTGGCAAAATTGCTATTTTGGAGAGGAATGGAATTTTCAAACCAAAAACTCTTTAATGACATAATATACTAAACACTTCCAGTTGTGCAACACTGATACAAGATATCTAGTGCCCAAGGAAAGGAAGCATGCCACAGAGGTGCTGGTACTCTGGGCCAGGCAGAAGGTGGCTGGTGATACAGTTTTATTGATAGATCTAACAGTTTCCAGTAGCTTCACAAAACCTAATATGACTGAGGGCTGACTTATGCTGCAAACAACCCTGTCACATTCCTATGAGTTTACAAGGATCGTAGCAGTAAGCAATCCTACTTTAGTCAAAAAGCACTTGGATTTCTAGTTTTACATAATAAAACATTAAACCATCAATCAACTAGTCAGAATACCAGGAACAGACATTTTTGtgttaagcttttttttttacacacaaTATTCATCAAATGCTTCCACACTCCCTCCGTTAACATGTTCATGTATACTACAGATCCATTCCAGGAGCCAAGAACTTCCCAACTTCTGTTCCTGCTGCAATGTGGTTAGTTTTTAGATTAATTTAACAGAAACAAGCATTTGTTTGTTCAGTCAGAATTCAGACACTTATACACACTGTTGGGATATGCATAATAGCAGTGGACACACTGAAATACTTAACAAGGAGCtgagaagcagggaaaaaaaaaagaagtcatgcAGAAAGGAGAACCACCATTGCCTCCACCCCACAAATTTGGTTCCTGTGTTGACAGAGCCTTCTGTATCTTTGTGTTGCAATAGAAAAGAAGTATTAGTATTTCTGTACATAAAAGCTTGACATGCAATTACTCACTGGTAATCAAGCTCAAATTCAAGCTGTTTAGTGAAATAATATCCTGTTTGACATCCCTTACCTAATCAGTTTCTACTTACACTAGATTAACCTTCCTTAACACCTTTTATCTAGTAGTGCTATAGTGATAAGCCAGATACTTGAAATTGTAAATTCTTCATTCCTTCAGATGAGTTGGTGCTTAACAGCAAATACAAGTATTTCTCAGTAGGTGGAAAggtgtgttttaaaataacaaatgtaAGACTTTTATGATTAACAGGTGTATTGGGTTTGAATGGCCTAGGTTTTGGTAGTGGAGGGCTACAGAGTGGCATTTATTCAAACCGTGTAATATTTCTTCTGAAACTGTAATATATCCTCACCATCCCCCCTCAACAGTTATAAATGTATAAACCTTTGAAGTATGTCCATACCTGACTGACTAGAGTAAATCCAGAACTATAAATCATTAAACACCTTTAAAAAAGTAATCATAAAACATACCTGACTTAACAACTGTCCATGAAAAATGTTGTTAACCACATTCAAAACCTGCTTTATAAGTTTTCTTTGAGAAGCAGGGATGAGAGCTGGGTATCTGGTCCCTGTagtctccagctcctgctgtacTTTATCCAAAAGTTCACAGAGAAATTCCTGAGCATCTTGTTGTGCATACCCTCTGAAGGCTGGAATTAGTCTCCACACAGAATGAAGCATGGCAAAAGGAGACACCAGTGCCCATTTGCCAGACCACATAACCTGGAATAGAGTATGCAACTCATGACAGAGAGAAATATGTTTTGAACTGGGCTCCCTGGGCTGAATAAGTTCCATACTTTTTGATGCTCCTCCACTTAATCCAGAGGATAAACTAGGCCGCCTCACAGAATATGATCCCTTTactttttcttggttttcattCATGTGTAATGTCGAGGAAGCTATTGACAGGTGTTTGGATGAAGATCTTGTTTTACCATTGGTTGCTGTTGCCAGCAGTTCCTGAGTTTGGTTGAGATCAAGCTTTAAAAAGCATTCTCGAAAAATAAGTAAGTGACTTAATACCTGCAGGACAGAATTCATATAGCATGTGTTTCCCAGGTTTCTCAGTCCTGTGACTCCAGGAGTCACAGTAGGCCTTCGTTTAATTGGAGAGtcacttatttttttcaatCTCAGTTCTTCTGAGGTATATGTTTCTTTCAACTCTGCCAAAAACTCCATGTGCTGTGATGTTTTTTGAGGGCAGGGTTCTGGTTTTGAGGACATTCTAATCTGATTTTGTAAACGACTGCTCTTTCTTGGAGGCatcttttccatctctgctttCAACTCACGCTTTCGTTCTTGTCTCCTCTTCCTAGCTTCATCCTTTTTTAGCTCTGCTTCTTCTTGACGTCTCTCTTCTTCCAAAATCCTCTTTCCAGTAGGTGTCAACTCAAGCCACGATCTGAACACTTTGCCGAGGACGGCACGCCGTCGGTGCCAGAGAGCCGTGAACATCCTGTCTTCATTCCGAAGCGTGGCTTGGGCACCGCCGTGTGCAAGGTAGGAATCATCGCTGGTACCCATAGAACGCAAAGTCCTCCCACTTCGAGTAGTGCACTCATAGTTTTGACTCTTGATTGCACTTAACGTACTCCGCAAGAGCTTTAAGTCTCCGGTTGCGTTGTCATTGAGAACGTAATCGTCGCAGAGATAGCAGAACACGTACAGCTCGTTCACCTCCAATGCCACGGGGTGGCTGCTCTCCTGAAAGTGCTTTAGTGCATGCTCTTCGATGTACCTGCCACATGCCACGTGCGAGCAGCTGAGGCACGCCCACACCGACTCCGTGGTATTGCAGTCCATGCAATGCCATTTCTGAGGATTGAGAATGGAGTGATCTTGGGCCAGGCGCAGACGTCCTACGTGCTTACACTTATCCATCGTTAAAACTGAAACTGCAGAAATATGCTGGCAAAACACATCATCCAAACTACTTTCTGCCTGTGAGATTTCAACctgcaactaaaaaaaaaaagaaagttatagTTCATAAATACCCAACCGTATCCCTTTTACAGGAGTCAGTGTACCACTTTCATATTAAGACGAAGATCACTATCATCATCCAGCTGAGTCCCACCAAACATGTGAAAGAAATCAGTCATGTGGAGCCACACACATACTCAACACCTTCAACAGCAGTTCCACTTTCACACTAAATTGCCTGCATACCACTGTTTATATTCCAAGGGCTTTGTGGCTCAGGACTGAAGCATACTAGCTACACTTTAGgcctggtttggtttttcttattAAGGGTCACTGATTTTGTTAAAAGATGCTGTTACAGAGTTCCCATTCAAGAGTGGGAGAGGCTGTTCAGAGAAGCTGCGGATGCTCCCATCCCTAGAACTGTTCAGAGCCAGGTGGGATTGGACTTTAAACAACTGGATCTAATTGGAGGTGTCCCTCCACACAGCAGGGAATAGGACTACAGGATCCTTATGGTCCCTTGCAACTCAAACCACAGTGAGATTCCAAAATTCTCCTATTAATTCTACCCCTAAGCATACAGGTGCAGAAGTGCAAAGTTCACTTAAATTTATTATGTTTACATAGTGCCAACAGTTCAGACAAGTGAGGCTTTATACAACTCAAACTCTTAATTAATCCATACCTTTAATTAAATCACTGATCCTCTGTGCCCATTATACTATTTCTATAACAAAGTATCTTAAATTTTAACACATCATCCTAACACCTCTGAAAGAGCAACTTAGCAAAGCAGAACCTGATTTCTTTAGATAGAAATACCAGGAGGTATCTACATCAGTTACCACAAACTTTATAAAAACTTTCTAATTCAGCTCTTCAaaagttcatttaaaaatctgacTAGCACTGGCTCATATCTTTTATTAAGTTTGTATGGTTACATTTATTTGTTCAAAGCTGCTGTTTTTGCTTCTTCCTTTAAGGGGCATTTACCCAAAACAGACAGTCTTTGATTagcaaaaaattaaagagaCAGTGATTCATTCTTGTTTTTACTACTTTGACTATCTTGAACATCTAGAGAAAAATGGTAACAGTGCTATGATGCATCAGGAAATGATTACATTTGATCTGGGGCATTTGTGCCCACCATATATATCACTGACCAGAAGGGCCAAAGAGCACACAGCACCAGTACCACTAGGCACAGTGCTTGCCAGATGAAACAATTTATTCACCTGAGGAGTTCAAGGCTTTGTCAAATATTCAGTCTACGCCAAGTGAGATGAGTTTGCCATTACAAATACATGCTCTGGACCCAGCTTAGACTGTACAGTATAAAGGTCCAGGATTCTATGCTTTACAGGTGAATAAACCATACTACAAAAACACTGAGTGATTTACACAACTCTGGATGGAACCAAAAAACTTTATTCCCGCTATTAGCCTTAAATATGCTAATATTTATCAATTTCTACAGTTCTGAAAAACTGAATAGGCTTCTCAATATAGAACAGATGTTTAGTGTAAAATAAGCATTAGCTAGAGGGAATCCTAATGTACAACAACACGACACCACTAAGGAAGGGAAACAAGTAAAAGGTTGCAGATGGCTAGAAAAGAAGCTCTAATTTTCATCTGGTACTTTGATAAAAACTGTCATTAAAAGATTCAACCAAAAATGGCTTTGTTTGATCAATTGGCCCATGGCTAGtgcc of Molothrus ater isolate BHLD 08-10-18 breed brown headed cowbird chromosome 5, BPBGC_Mater_1.1, whole genome shotgun sequence contains these proteins:
- the USP44 gene encoding ubiquitin carboxyl-terminal hydrolase 44; protein product: MDKCKHVGRLRLAQDHSILNPQKWHCMDCNTTESVWACLSCSHVACGRYIEEHALKHFQESSHPVALEVNELYVFCYLCDDYVLNDNATGDLKLLRSTLSAIKSQNYECTTRSGRTLRSMGTSDDSYLAHGGAQATLRNEDRMFTALWHRRRAVLGKVFRSWLELTPTGKRILEEERRQEEAELKKDEARKRRQERKRELKAEMEKMPPRKSSRLQNQIRMSSKPEPCPQKTSQHMEFLAELKETYTSEELRLKKISDSPIKRRPTVTPGVTGLRNLGNTCYMNSVLQVLSHLLIFRECFLKLDLNQTQELLATATNGKTRSSSKHLSIASSTLHMNENQEKVKGSYSVRRPSLSSGLSGGASKSMELIQPREPSSKHISLCHELHTLFQVMWSGKWALVSPFAMLHSVWRLIPAFRGYAQQDAQEFLCELLDKVQQELETTGTRYPALIPASQRKLIKQVLNVVNNIFHGQLLSQVTCLACDNKSNTIERFWDLSLEFPERYHCNGKEMSSQYPCLLTEMLAKFTETEALEGKIYACDQCNTKRRKFSSKPVILTEAQKQLMVCRLPQVLRLHLKRFRWSGRNHREKIGVHVSFEQMLNMEPYCCRESLKSLLPDGFIYDLSAVVMHHGKGFGSGHYTAYCYNSEGGFWVHCNDSKLNMCTMEEVCKAQAYILFYSQRLTQANGHGRVPCPSTAESQQHTELAGSSMDNSSS